One Paenibacillus riograndensis SBR5 DNA segment encodes these proteins:
- a CDS encoding DUF2239 family protein: protein MSNALTRFSCTAFLGVGVVASGSLQHVVTTVKDALSDRELTQLLIFNDSTGKPIDVDFRGKTDDVLKRLGEQFGDSSSTEVNHQTTRRVGRPKLGVVSGEVTLLPRHWEWLKCQPGGASVTLRKLIDEARRTGEQQSTIRESQEATYNFMTAMAGDFHQYEEALRALYAGDSDRFYHFIDDWAPDIRNHVKRLAANAFPEENL, encoded by the coding sequence ATGAGTAATGCCCTAACACGCTTTTCCTGCACGGCATTTTTGGGTGTGGGAGTCGTCGCCAGTGGTTCGTTACAGCACGTTGTTACTACAGTGAAGGATGCTCTGAGTGACAGAGAACTCACACAGCTGCTTATATTTAACGATTCCACGGGGAAGCCAATAGACGTTGATTTTCGTGGGAAGACAGATGATGTGCTTAAACGATTAGGAGAACAGTTTGGTGACTCATCCAGTACAGAAGTGAATCACCAGACTACACGGCGGGTCGGTCGGCCCAAGCTGGGTGTTGTATCCGGTGAGGTTACGTTATTGCCCCGGCATTGGGAATGGCTCAAGTGTCAACCTGGAGGGGCGTCGGTAACATTACGAAAACTCATTGATGAAGCTCGCCGTACTGGAGAACAGCAGAGCACAATCCGGGAGTCACAAGAAGCAACATATAACTTTATGACAGCTATGGCCGGGGACTTCCATCAATACGAAGAAGCTCTGCGGGCACTGTATGCTGGTGATTCGGATCGTTTTTATCACTTCATCGATGACTGGGCACCTGATATCAGAAACCATGTTAAGAGATTAGCCGCCAATGCATTTCCTGAAGAGAACTTATGA
- a CDS encoding alpha/beta fold hydrolase — protein MNILKVNGVELAYDSFGNENDEAIILISGLGTQMIRWTVPFCELLAARGFRVIRFDNRDVGCSTHFSQYRTLDFDALATALMSGQRPDIPYTLDDMAGDAIGLLDALSIDRAHLVGRSMGGMIAQIAASEYPERVVSLTSIMSSSGNPTLPQASPEVMGMMTKPAPNPFEDEAGFLGHSLSFAKRIAGTGYPFEEDAYRALILEEVQRAYDPGSVGRQIAAIAVSGDRRPRLATIKVPALVIHGMDDPLFVPACGEDTASAIPGAELMLVDGMGHDLPHQLYKVTADGIERTARRN, from the coding sequence ATGAACATTCTAAAAGTTAACGGTGTTGAGTTGGCCTATGATAGTTTCGGTAACGAAAACGACGAGGCTATTATCCTAATCTCCGGACTTGGAACCCAGATGATCCGCTGGACGGTTCCGTTTTGTGAACTATTGGCAGCGCGGGGCTTTCGGGTGATCCGCTTTGACAATCGCGACGTAGGTTGCTCAACACACTTTAGCCAATATCGGACGCTGGATTTTGACGCATTAGCGACTGCTCTCATGTCGGGACAGCGACCGGACATCCCTTACACTCTCGATGACATGGCAGGCGACGCTATCGGACTGCTCGACGCCCTTTCAATTGACCGGGCACATCTCGTTGGCAGGTCAATGGGCGGAATGATCGCCCAGATTGCAGCCAGTGAGTACCCTGAACGGGTTGTATCACTCACCTCCATTATGTCTAGTTCCGGTAATCCTACGCTTCCGCAAGCTTCCCCGGAAGTCATGGGGATGATGACTAAACCGGCGCCGAACCCATTCGAGGATGAAGCAGGATTTTTGGGGCACAGCCTCTCTTTTGCCAAACGCATCGCCGGTACCGGCTATCCGTTTGAAGAAGACGCTTATCGGGCACTCATTCTGGAGGAAGTCCAGCGAGCCTACGATCCAGGCAGTGTCGGACGACAAATTGCTGCGATCGCTGTCTCCGGTGACCGTCGTCCGCGGCTAGCGACCATAAAAGTACCAGCACTCGTCATTCATGGGATGGACGATCCCCTGTTCGTCCCGGCGTGTGGCGAGGACACAGCTTCTGCCATCCCGGGCGCTGAGCTAATGCTGGTTGACGGCATGGGACACGACTTGCCGCACCAACTGTACAAAGTAACCGCTGATGGCATAGAGCGAACGGCTCGTCGCAATTGA